From Zea mays cultivar B73 chromosome 3, Zm-B73-REFERENCE-NAM-5.0, whole genome shotgun sequence:
ATAGTGCCTGTTTCTATTCTAGAATAGAATACGCAGTTTCTAAGCCTACTCTTAGAACTGATCTGCTACTCCCTTATTCCAATTTATAAGTTGTTTCAGCTATTCTATATACACAACTTTAATTATGTACCTAGATATTGTTAGAGTAGCCGCACTAACCAGTTCAAACCAAAAGCTTACGCTTATgggagaaggtagtcaatccacttatacacttcgaCAATCAACACCCCCACTCACGTGTAGCCAGAGAGAAAGGCACAAACGTGGAAACAAATGGGTGGAGGCACAAATAAAGCCTCTGTCAGAATTCGAACTCGAAACCTCTGGCTTTAATACCATGTTAGAGTGGCCGCACTAACCAGTTTAActcaaaagcttaagctgatgggagaagatagtcaatccacttatacacttcaacagaTATATTGTATATCTTGGTGCATGGCTTTTTTACATATTGTATATCACGGTGCATAGCAAAAGCAAGAGACTGAAGCTTATTGTCCTAATTATTTAATTTTCTATCCCTTGTTTGATATCTTCTTCTTATAGACTAGAGATTATCTTTTTCCTGGGGCTGGATTGAATTTTTGTTGTTGTGGCACATGCATTTATTGAACTGTCTAAAGTTGGCCCCCCTCCCTCTTCTTTTTCTTGGGTGTGGACATACTTTCTACTCTGTTCACAGTATTGACCCTTATGGTCTGCTCTTACGTTGCTGCAGCATGGTTTTGGACAATGGAGCGCCTGAAGCACCACATGCTGGTGCTACCGGTAGTGCTATGTCATCTGAGATGGCTGTGAGTCCCTCGTCGGCGGCTTCAAGCAACCATGCTCCTTTTACGCCGTCAGATATACCAGGCATGACCATGGATGTATCGGCCCTAGACTCGGCATTTGGGTGTGATGTGGGGAATCCTGAATCTCTGCAATTGGGACCAGATGGGTCGTCAAGAGACTCTATTAGATCCTTAGGGCAGCTCTGGAATTTCAGCCTCTCTGATCTAACAGCGGATTTGACGAGTTTGGGAGGTAACCTTCTGGGCTGAGAAATTTACCTTTGTTTTTTTTTGGTGGTTAATCATCACTGAATTTAGTTAGCATTAGTGATATTAGATTCAAAACTGAAATGATTTAAGTCCTGAATACTTCAGTAACGACCTTTTTTCCCCCCGGAAGATTATGTCCCGATCAGCATTCTGGTCTCTGGTAGCAGCGATTGCTTTGTGTGCACGCGTGTGTCCCCATCTGATAAATGAAATGTCTGGTGCTATTCACAGCAGATCTGGACGTGCTGGAGAACTACACTGGCACCCCTTTCCTGCCATCGGATTCGGACATTTTGCTTGATTCCCCAGACCAAGATGATATAGGTAACCGTGGTTCTGTATCTCATCCGACACTTGAGAGAGATGTGGCAATCCTGCTGaacttttttcttctttttctgcAGTCGAGTATTTTGCTGACGCCATCAACGGGTCTCCGTCAGACGAAGAGAAACCGTAGTTTTTCCGGGGTTGCATGGCATGCATTCAGGTTCATCATCAGGCAGGGCTGTCATCTCATCTCATGTAGTGTAAAGCAGCCAATCTAACTGTGTATTCGGCTCGCGCGCGGTGATCCGGTAATCGGGCCTCTGCCACTAAAAAGAATTTTGTAGCGGTTAATTGAAATCCTAATTCTTTGGAATAAGTAGCTGGGACTGGAATGTCCAGAGAGTAGCGGTCGTTGTTGGCTTAGGGATTGCTGCTGGTGGATGCAAACCTCACAGCTAGCTGGTGACTCTGAAACCACAGgaactccttttctttttctttttacttgtaTCTGTATTTGCTGCTACATAAGTAAACAGAAGTGGGGTGTACCTAGTTTTCTGGTTCTCGAGTGTCTTGAAACAGTGGGCGCGGGTTTTCAGCTGAAAGATCATGATATTGTGTTGTTGGCAAAGTGCTGAGGACACGCGATGCAAAGTTTCTTAGATTAGCCATACACA
This genomic window contains:
- the LOC100193003 gene encoding uncharacterized LOC100193003; this translates as MNKGEVVRTLSTRARIEPGFTTLVWQKLEEENSEFFRAYYIRLKLKRQIILFNHLLQHQYNLMKYPAPPNIPLAPIQNGIHHMPVSNLPMGYPVLQQPIMPAPGQPHMDPMACGLSSGHVVNGIPAPGGYHPMRMNSGNDMVLDNGAPEAPHAGATGSAMSSEMAVSPSSAASSNHAPFTPSDIPGMTMDVSALDSAFGCDVGNPESLQLGPDGSSRDSIRSLGQLWNFSLSDLTADLTSLGADLDVLENYTGTPFLPSDSDILLDSPDQDDIVEYFADAINGSPSDEEKP